The Saprospiraceae bacterium genome includes the window CCGGCAATTTTAAAGCCATTGAGCAATGGCGTTATGAACAGTCGCTTGCACGGACCAGGCAACGCCGACCGGATTTATTGAAAGAAGATTAGTTAGGGAATGCCTGAAGATCCAAAGATTATTTGGTTTTTTGGCATTCCCTAAATTAGTTTCCCAACAAATCTTCGTATTCCTGCAACAATTGAGCTTTGTCGACAGGGACGACGCCCACTTTTTCGCAAACCTGACCTCCGGCCAGGTTGGCCAAATTGGCGATCTGGTGCATGCCTAGCGATAAAGCCATGCCTAAGGCAACAATGCTAATGACGGTGTCGCCAGCGCCACAAACATCAGCAATTTGCCGGGCTTGGGTAGGCAGGATGGCTATTTCACCTTCACTGTCATAAAAAAGCCCTTTCTCGGAAAGGGTAATCAGGGTATGTTTATTTCCTAATTTTGATTTGATCTCCTCTGAGGCTTTTTTAAGGCTGTCTATGGTAGGTTTTACCTCGAAGGGTAGTTGCTGCTGAATTTCACGAAGGTTTGGTTTAAAAAGACTCACCTTTTTGTAGGCCCAAAAATGCTTGAACTTTGGATCGACGACAGTGGGAATATCTCTTTTGATCGCTTCAAGTATAATTTTCTGAATGACTTTGTATGTCAACACCCCTTTATTGTAATCCTGGAACAGAATGAGGTGAATCGTTTTGGTATTCAAGATCTCTCTGATCTTTGCCAGGTAGGCCATTTCGTCTTCACTAGAAAGATCATGGGTATCTTCTCTGTCTACGCGCAACAAATGCTGGTGATTAGACAAAACCCTCGTCTTTACCGTTGTTATTCTATCCTTAGAACGAATGAGTCCTTTCTCCTGTAACTGATGAGCTGGCAAGAGTTGCTCAAATAAGGTTCCATTTTCATCGGCTCCGATGCAACTGCAAAGGTAGGGTGTGGCACCTAAAGCCTTGATATTCAAGGCAACATTGGCAGCTCCGCCCAAGCGGTCCTGAGACTCCTTCAGATGAACGACCGGCACTGGGGCCTCGGGAGAAATTCGAGTCACTGAACCACTCAGATAACGATCAATCATCACATCCCCCACAATCAGAATGTTGAGCTTATTAAAAGCATTAAAAATTTCAGCAGTTGTAGTCATCGAAGCGATTTAGAAAAACCCTAATGGGGCAAAATTATTAAAACTGAAATAATAAATAAGGTTATGGCTTAGAAGATTCAATGAAGGCCACCCGGAAGTCGGAAGGTGGAAGTCGGAAATCCTCAGGAGCGCAATGAAGGGGGAAATGGGAAGGTGGAAGTCGGAAATCCTCAGGTGCGCAATTTTCCCCCTTCCGCCTTCCCCCTTCCGACTTCCCCCTTCCCATTTCCCCCTTCCCATTTCTAGTCTCGAAACGGAGGATTACCAAAAGCGTCAAAAGTTCAATTAAACAAATGAGTCATTATTTTTAGGGCACTTCCCTTATTTTCTTCAATAAAACCTTTGGCGGCTTTGGATGCCTTGGTGTAAGCAGCTTCCGCCATTAGAGACTGGATGATTTGCTGCAAGGATTTTCCATCATTTATACTAAATCCACCACCATTTTTGAGGAGTTGTCTAGCTTCCTCAAACTTATGGTATTTGGGGCCAAAGATCACTGGAAGGCCAAAAGCAATGGGTTCGAGGGTGTTGTGGATGCCAGCGCCAAAGCCGCCGCCGATGTAAGCCACCGTGCCATAGCGGTAAATGGCTTGCAACATGCCAATATTATCGATGAGGAGAATCCTATGGGATGTTTCAGTCGAGGAAGTGTACTGGGAAAACCGGATAAAATCTTTTTTTAAGACCGCTTCAAGTTCTTTGAGGTGGGTCTCACTGATGTCATGAGGTGCTATGATAATTTTCCAATCGGAGAGAAATGCTTGCTGTAGGATCGGAGCGAGGAGGGCTTCGTCGGGAGGCCAGGTACTCCCAGCGACTAAGCACTTTTGGTTTTGCACAAATTGTGCTACGAGGGGCAACTGTTTATCCTCCTTGGGTATTTGCGCAACCCGGTCAACCCTCGTGTCGCCAGCAATGGTTACGGCATTACATCCAATTTCTTTTAATAATTGGAAAGAAGTATGATCCTGAACAAAAATATGCGTGAATTTGGCTAGCAATTTGCGAAAAAAAGCGCCATAAGGTTTAAAAAAGATTTGGTCAGCGCGGAAAACGGCGGAGATAAGATAAGTGGGAATGGCTCTGGTTGCTAAAGTGGTTAAATAATGGTGCCAAAACTCATACTTTACAAAGATGGCTATTTGAGGATTGACCAATTCGATGAAAGTGTTCGCATTCATTTTACGATCGATGGGGAGGTAGCAAATCAATGCTGCATGCGGGTAGTTTTTTCTGATCTCATAACCCGAAGGAGAGAAAAAACTGAGGATGAGTTGGCTTTCCGGGTATTTGGCTTTAATGGCCTCCAGGAGTGGGCGCCCTTGTTCAAATTCGCCCAGGGAGGCGCAGTGTATCCAAATTCTTCGGGTGCTGCCTTGGGGGTGCTGGGTGTTAAACTGAATCAGTTTTGCTTTCCAATGCTTTCGTCCTTCGACCCAAAGTTTGGCTTTAGGCGAAAATAGGCTGGCGGTATGAATAAGCAAAACATAGCAGTTGATGACGAAATTATATAAAAACAGCATGTATCTTTTACTGCATTTGCTGAAGAGCAGGGCACCCTTCAGGATTAGTAATAAATAGCTTCCTCGCCAATACCAATATAAAAAGGAATGATCCACCCAATACGTAAGCCATAAACCAAATCAAGGCGTTTTGTGGTGTCCTTTCGTCTGGTAATGAAATCAAAATCCCTTCGATTTTGGGTAAAAGCTTGGGTGAATTCAAGGCCAAGGAAAAAGTTGATTCTCTTATCTGCACTCAACAATTGATATCCGACAAATTCGGTCAGGCTAAACCCGTTTGTGAGCCTATCATAACCCTTTTTATAATCCCCCAATAGCTGAGGAACCGCTTGCTGAGGATCATTTAATACCCGAATGTGGTGTTGAAGCAAGCCAGGGCTGAGGGTCAATCTAATACCTGCCCTGGGATGCTTTGCCGACAAAGGAAAAAGCTTGCCAAAAGTGGCATGAAGCAGCCATCCTCGTTCTCTTAAGCGAATATCCGCAGGTAATCGATTGTTTCCAATAATATAACCCGCTTCAGTGCGCAACAGGGCCAACACATCCTCTTTTACTTTGGTCCCAAATAAGAAATTGCCATTCAGCCCCAAAATCCAGTTGCCTTTTTCTGACATCCACTCCATTCCCAGTCCAATACTAGCATGGGAGCCAAAACGATCGGCCAAGTCAGCTCCCGGCGTGTGTCCTGCATAACTGATATAAGGCATCAGTACCTGGCCTTTATTTTGGGCAAAAGGATCTGCTTGGCTCCAGAGCGGGCATTTGCAGCATACGATTATAAAAAAAATAAGGTGACCGATTTTTAACATGCTGCAATTTAAGTAGTTTGACGGAAATAAATGATACAACTTTTATAGGCAAGGAGGATAAATTAAAACATGTTGCCTGCACCATCATGTTAAATTAACCTTATTTTTGGCATCAAATATAAAAGCTAACAAAACATAATTGGCAAAAAATCGTATAGCCTATTTTCAGTATCGAACATTTTCTCATTTAAAACAATTGCTGTGCCTAAAATTTTAATCACAGGAGCTGCAGGCTTCTTAGGGTCTCATTTGTGTGATAGATTCATCAAGGAAGGATACCATGTCATTGGAATGGATAACCTGCTAACGGGTAGTTTAGACAATATTGAGCATTTATTTCCACTTCCAGAATTTGAATATTATCATCACGATGTTAGCAAATTTGTGCATGTTCCTGGTTCTTTAGACTATATTTTGCATTTTGCATCTCCGGCTAGTCCAATAGACTACCTGAAAATGCCCATACAAACCTTAAAGGTAGGGGCTTTAGGGACGCATAATCTATTAGGCTTGGCTTTGGCCAAAAAAGCAAGAATGCTTGTGGCTTCAACATCCGAAGTTTATGGTGATCCACTCATTCATCCGCAAGTCGAGGAATATTGGGGGAATGTGAACCCCGTAGGACCAAGAGGTGTATACGATGAAGCCAAACGTTTTTTGGAAGCCATAACGATGGCTTACCACAATGCACATCAGGTAGAAACGCGCATTATTAGAATTTTCAATACCTATGGCCCAAGAATGCGCGTTAATGATGGTAGGGTATTACCTGCTTTTTTCTCCCAGGCGATCCGAGGAGAGGGGTTGACGGTATTTGGAGAAGGCGACCAGACGCGCTCCTTTTGTTATGTCAGTGATTTGGTAGAGGGGATTTATCGCTTACTTTTAAGTGATTATCCCTATCCCGTAAATATTGGCAATCCGGATGAGATCACCATTAAGGAATTTGGAGAAGAGGTTTTAGCCTTAGTGGGGAACCCCAAAGCCAGATTAATCTATAAAGAATTACCAGAGGACGATCCTAAAGTTAGGCGTCCAGATATTACTAAAGCTAGAGAAATATTAGGTTGGGAACCTAAAATCACCCGCGCAGAAGGTCTCAAAACGACATATGAATATTTTAAAAGTGTTGTAAAAACTGAATAATATGACCTTTGATAGAACCATTTTAATTACGGGGGGAGCTGGATTCATCGGCTCTCACCTGGTGCAGCATTTTGTGAAAGGCTATCCTGCTTATCAAATCATTAACCTGGATAATTTGACTTATGCTGGGAATTTAGAAAACTTAAAAGAAATTGAGCATGCCCCCAATTATAAATTTATAAAAGGGGATATCACAAATGAATCCTTTATAAAGGAATTATTTGACATTTATGCCTTTGATGGGGTGATCCATTTAGCTGCCGAGTCCCATGTAGATCGGTCGATCTCCGATCCCATGTCATTTATTATGACCAATATTGTTGGGACGGTTAATTTATTAAACGCAGCACGTGATCATTGGAAAGGGGAGGAAGATAAACTTTTTTATCACGTTTCGACGGATGAGGTTTATGGTTCTTTGGGGGCCGAGGGCTTTTTTACGGAAGATACACCCTACGATCCGCGTTCTCCCTATTCTGCCTCTAAGGCGAGTTCGGATCACCTGGTCAGGGCATATTACCATACCTATGACCTACCTGTGGTGATTTCTAATTGTTCCAACAATTATGGCCCTTATCAATTTCCAGAGAAATTGATCCCATTAATTATCAATAACATCAAGGAAAACAAACCTTTGCCTATTTATGGCGATGGCAAATATACCAGAGATTGGCTTTGGGTAGGCGACCATGTGCGCGCAATTGATTTGATTTTCCATAAAGGACGGGTAGGGGAGACTTATAATATTGGTGGTAACAATGAGCGGATGAACCTCGATCTGGTGCATGGCCTTTGTGATATCGTAGATGATTTATTAGGCAGAGCAGCAGGTACTTCGCGCACCTTGATCCATTTTGTGAAAGATCGACCTGGGCATGATCGCAGGTATGCTATTGATGCGACCAAACTCAAGGAAGAACTACAATGGGTGCCTGCTGTTGGTGTAACCGAAGGGCTGCGAATGACTGCCCAATGGTATCTGGAGCACCCTGAATGGCTTAAAGGGGTTACTTCGGGTACCTACAGGGCCTATTATGAAAAGCAATATAGTCATAGTTAAAGTGGTATTTGGCTGCCGTTTTCGAGCTACTTTAGGATCTGGATAGTCTTGTCTATGGTTGGAGTGCTATGTATTGTCATGAAATAGGCGATAATATAAAGCGCATTGTGTCGCTTTTTGTGCCTCAATACGATTTTTAAACCTTGATTGTATAGCAAACTAGGGTTTAAAAAGCTATATATATTTAAAAATTCCAACAGTTTCGAAAAAAACCTTATTTTTCCAGCCATAACTTTAATCCAAATCCAATCCATAAACCTATGAGAATGGCCAAAAAGATTTTTATTACGAGCCTAGTACTGATACTTGGAGCCACAAGTATATATGCTCAGACCTTCAAAAGACTGGTGCGTCGTGCAAACACTTCTTATGAAATTCATGCGTATAATAAAGCCATTGAGGATTATCAGGCTGCCCTTCAGAAAAATGCAGATGATCCAGAGGCGTTGTTTAAAATTGCAGATTCTTATCGGCAATTGAATAAAATGGATGAAGCAGCCGCTTTTTATGCCCGGGCTGTTCGGCAATCTGAAGTGGATAAAGCAAGTATTCTACAATATGGTTTGGTATTGAAATCCTTGGGCAGATATGATGAAGCTAAACAATGGTTTTTATTGTATGCCAGAGATGTTGATGCCCAGGTCGGCAATCATTTTGCCCAAACCTGTGATTTTGCGAAGGCGCAAATGAATGTGAATGCGTCCTATTCTGTTTCAAATGAATTCATTAATACCTCTGCGGCTGATTTTGGCCCAGCTTTTTGGGGAACAGATCGGGTTGTTTATTCTTCCGCCAGGACGGATATCCAACGGTCTGGAGGTGATTTTTCCGGGAAGATAGGCAACCAGCTTTTTTTAGCAACGATTGGGACAAGAGGTTATTTAGAATCGCCTGTTTTCTTAAAAGCAGGCAACCAACAGGAATATAATGAGGGCCCCATCTCCTTAGCTCCTGACGGTAGAACGGTGGCTTTTTCCAAAAACAATTTTGTAGATGGAACCCGTCAGATACCTGGTAGTGGAATGGAAATGAGCATCTATTTAGCCCAAATAAACCCTAACGGAACCTGGGGGGATATCAGGCCTTTTCCTTTTAATGGTACGGGCTTCTCTTCGGGTTATCCTTGTTTTTCACCAGATGGGAATACCTTGTTTTTTGCGTCGGACCGACCAGATGGGTTTGGTGGCTATGATCTATATGCGTCCTCTAAGGTTGGCAATACCTGGAGTGCACCAGAAAACTTAGGCCCTGTTGTTAATACCAGTGGAGATGAGATATCTCCGTTTTTCGATGGCAACAGTTTGTTTTTCTCCTCCAATTGGCACCCTGGCCTCGGTGGCATGGATGTCTTTAGAGCAGAATCGACGGGTAACCGCTGGACCCGCATTTTCCATTTGGGGGCCCAGGTGAATTCGGCTCGTGATGATTACGGGTTTGTCTATGATGCTTTTCGCAACCTTGGCTTTTTGGTGTCTAACCGCCTTGGAGGTCGAGGAAACGAAGATATCTATCGCTTGACCAGGGCCTCCGACAATGTGACTATTAGGGTCATGAATGCAGCAAATGGATTACCCGTAGGAAATGCCATTGTTGACTTTACCAGTTGCGGACAAGGCACCTATCAAACAGATGGCAGAGGGGTGTACAGTTTCCAAGCATTACAGGGATTGGCTTGTGACGTGGTGGTCAATGCTACGGGCTTTTTGCCCGGCAATGTTAAAATTTCGACAGGAGGGGTTAATGGAAGTAGAGATTATCAGGTCATGTTGACTTCTCCGAATGATGCCTATGCTGGTAAGATCGTAGACTACACCAGCCGTTTACCATTAGAAGGGGTAATCATTACGGCTACCAATAAGCGGACGGGCAACCGAATGGAAGCCTTTACCAATAGCAATGGCGATTATTACCTTGCCTTAAGTCCTTTTTCAGATTATCTTATTCGGTATTCCAAAATTGCTTATCGGGAAATTGATTTTGATGTCAATACGCAGGATGGTCTGGACAGGACGATTTTAGGTGTTATTTCCTTGTTGCCCTCCACGGCAGTTCCGCCAAGCGATGGAAATCCGGGCAATACCGGTCCTGTTCGACCCGATGATAACCCAAGTGTGGCATTAGATGGCTTTGCGGTTCAAGTGGCTGCCATTGGAACGCCAGCCATGGATCGTTTTGGCAACCTTACGGACCTAGGTGACGTCTACTATTTAGCGCAAAATGGAACCTACAAAATTAGGTTGGGGGTATATGCTACCAGGCAAGATGCTGATATGGCCTTAAGACAAGTCAAGTCAAGAGGGTATCCTGGTGCGTTTGTTGTCAGAGAACAAGGCGGTGGAGATGTTGGCGTACGCAATCCAAACGAAGGGACTTCTAACCAAGGGCAAGGAGGATTTGGTCGTTTCAAAGTACAGCTAGCGGCTTACAGCAACCCTAAATGGTTTGATGATTCGAAAGTTCGCAACCTAGGGGTTATTGAAGATGGCAAAAAAGGTCGATTCACCATTAAGTATATTGGCGGACTAAGTTCTTTGGAAGAAGCCCGCAGGGCGCTTTCAGTGGCTAGGTCTGCTGGTTTCGATACGTCCTTTATCGTAGAAGATGTGAATGGTGAGTTGGTAAAAAGGCAATAGAGAAGCAAAAGTACGAAAAAGGAAATGGGAAGTTGGAAGGTGAAAATCCAACTTCCCATTTTTTATATTAATTCCTAAAGGAAACTATCCACATCAGCCAATGGCAGCTCAAACGTATCTGCCACGCCTTTGTATACTACATTTCCTTTGATTACATTTAATCCTTTCTTTAAAGGCGTATTTTCCTTACAAGCTTGTTGCCATCCCTTATTGGCTAATTGGATAGCATAGGGCAGGGTAGCATTGGTCAAGGCAATGGTAGAGGTGTAAGGAACTGCTCCCGGCATATTGGCCACGCAATAATGCACTACGTCATCAATGACAAAGGTAGGATTTTCGTGGGTTGTTGGAGAGCAGGTCTCAATACAGCCACCCTGGTCAACAGCAACATCCACCAAAACGGTACCGGGTCTCATTTCTTTGAGCATATCCCTGGTAATCAAGTTGGGGGCCTTAGCGCCAGGTATCAAAACGGCTCCTATGATCAGATCGTGGTCTTTGATCAGTCGCCGAATATTGTACTCGTTAGAATATACGGTATTTACATTGGCAGGCATTACATCTGCCAGGTAGCGCAATCGTGGAAGACTAATATCCAGGATTGTCACTTGTGCGCCAAGGCCGGCCGCCATTTTTGCTGCTTGGGTGCCAACAATTCCACCACCGAGGACCAATACTTTTGCAGGAGCAACCCCAGGGACACCTCCCAGCAAGACACCCCTGCCTTTCATAGGTTTTTCCAGGTATTTGGCACCTTCCTGGACGGCCATTCTACCGGCTACTTCTGACATGGGTACCAGTAAAGGAAGGCTACGGTCATCCAATTCGACGGTTTCGTAGGCAAGGCAAATGGCTTTGCTTTTGATCATCGCCGTAGTCAAGGGTTGGTATGAGGCAAAATGGAAGTAGGTGAATACCAGTTGGTTCTCTTTGATTAGTGGATATTCAGATTCGATAGGTTCTTTCACCTTAATGATCATTTCGGCCATCTGATAGACCTCTTCGATGGTGTTTAATATTTTTGCACCGGCACTTTGGTATTCTTCGTCTGAAAAACCACTGCTTTCTCCTGCGGTGGATTGTACATAGACAGTGTGTTTTCTTTTGGCCAATTCAAGTGCA containing:
- a CDS encoding PfkB family carbohydrate kinase; translation: MTTTAEIFNAFNKLNILIVGDVMIDRYLSGSVTRISPEAPVPVVHLKESQDRLGGAANVALNIKALGATPYLCSCIGADENGTLFEQLLPAHQLQEKGLIRSKDRITTVKTRVLSNHQHLLRVDREDTHDLSSEDEMAYLAKIREILNTKTIHLILFQDYNKGVLTYKVIQKIILEAIKRDIPTVVDPKFKHFWAYKKVSLFKPNLREIQQQLPFEVKPTIDSLKKASEEIKSKLGNKHTLITLSEKGLFYDSEGEIAILPTQARQIADVCGAGDTVISIVALGMALSLGMHQIANLANLAGGQVCEKVGVVPVDKAQLLQEYEDLLGN
- a CDS encoding SPOR domain-containing protein, coding for MAKKIFITSLVLILGATSIYAQTFKRLVRRANTSYEIHAYNKAIEDYQAALQKNADDPEALFKIADSYRQLNKMDEAAAFYARAVRQSEVDKASILQYGLVLKSLGRYDEAKQWFLLYARDVDAQVGNHFAQTCDFAKAQMNVNASYSVSNEFINTSAADFGPAFWGTDRVVYSSARTDIQRSGGDFSGKIGNQLFLATIGTRGYLESPVFLKAGNQQEYNEGPISLAPDGRTVAFSKNNFVDGTRQIPGSGMEMSIYLAQINPNGTWGDIRPFPFNGTGFSSGYPCFSPDGNTLFFASDRPDGFGGYDLYASSKVGNTWSAPENLGPVVNTSGDEISPFFDGNSLFFSSNWHPGLGGMDVFRAESTGNRWTRIFHLGAQVNSARDDYGFVYDAFRNLGFLVSNRLGGRGNEDIYRLTRASDNVTIRVMNAANGLPVGNAIVDFTSCGQGTYQTDGRGVYSFQALQGLACDVVVNATGFLPGNVKISTGGVNGSRDYQVMLTSPNDAYAGKIVDYTSRLPLEGVIITATNKRTGNRMEAFTNSNGDYYLALSPFSDYLIRYSKIAYREIDFDVNTQDGLDRTILGVISLLPSTAVPPSDGNPGNTGPVRPDDNPSVALDGFAVQVAAIGTPAMDRFGNLTDLGDVYYLAQNGTYKIRLGVYATRQDADMALRQVKSRGYPGAFVVREQGGGDVGVRNPNEGTSNQGQGGFGRFKVQLAAYSNPKWFDDSKVRNLGVIEDGKKGRFTIKYIGGLSSLEEARRALSVARSAGFDTSFIVEDVNGELVKRQ
- a CDS encoding glycosyltransferase N-terminal domain-containing protein, with protein sequence MLFLYNFVINCYVLLIHTASLFSPKAKLWVEGRKHWKAKLIQFNTQHPQGSTRRIWIHCASLGEFEQGRPLLEAIKAKYPESQLILSFFSPSGYEIRKNYPHAALICYLPIDRKMNANTFIELVNPQIAIFVKYEFWHHYLTTLATRAIPTYLISAVFRADQIFFKPYGAFFRKLLAKFTHIFVQDHTSFQLLKEIGCNAVTIAGDTRVDRVAQIPKEDKQLPLVAQFVQNQKCLVAGSTWPPDEALLAPILQQAFLSDWKIIIAPHDISETHLKELEAVLKKDFIRFSQYTSSTETSHRILLIDNIGMLQAIYRYGTVAYIGGGFGAGIHNTLEPIAFGLPVIFGPKYHKFEEARQLLKNGGGFSINDGKSLQQIIQSLMAEAAYTKASKAAKGFIEENKGSALKIMTHLFN
- a CDS encoding UDP-glucuronic acid decarboxylase family protein; the encoded protein is MPKILITGAAGFLGSHLCDRFIKEGYHVIGMDNLLTGSLDNIEHLFPLPEFEYYHHDVSKFVHVPGSLDYILHFASPASPIDYLKMPIQTLKVGALGTHNLLGLALAKKARMLVASTSEVYGDPLIHPQVEEYWGNVNPVGPRGVYDEAKRFLEAITMAYHNAHQVETRIIRIFNTYGPRMRVNDGRVLPAFFSQAIRGEGLTVFGEGDQTRSFCYVSDLVEGIYRLLLSDYPYPVNIGNPDEITIKEFGEEVLALVGNPKARLIYKELPEDDPKVRRPDITKAREILGWEPKITRAEGLKTTYEYFKSVVKTE
- the ald gene encoding alanine dehydrogenase; amino-acid sequence: MIIGVPKEIKNNENRVALTPAGALELAKRKHTVYVQSTAGESSGFSDEEYQSAGAKILNTIEEVYQMAEMIIKVKEPIESEYPLIKENQLVFTYFHFASYQPLTTAMIKSKAICLAYETVELDDRSLPLLVPMSEVAGRMAVQEGAKYLEKPMKGRGVLLGGVPGVAPAKVLVLGGGIVGTQAAKMAAGLGAQVTILDISLPRLRYLADVMPANVNTVYSNEYNIRRLIKDHDLIIGAVLIPGAKAPNLITRDMLKEMRPGTVLVDVAVDQGGCIETCSPTTHENPTFVIDDVVHYCVANMPGAVPYTSTIALTNATLPYAIQLANKGWQQACKENTPLKKGLNVIKGNVVYKGVADTFELPLADVDSFL
- the rfbB gene encoding dTDP-glucose 4,6-dehydratase, coding for MTFDRTILITGGAGFIGSHLVQHFVKGYPAYQIINLDNLTYAGNLENLKEIEHAPNYKFIKGDITNESFIKELFDIYAFDGVIHLAAESHVDRSISDPMSFIMTNIVGTVNLLNAARDHWKGEEDKLFYHVSTDEVYGSLGAEGFFTEDTPYDPRSPYSASKASSDHLVRAYYHTYDLPVVISNCSNNYGPYQFPEKLIPLIINNIKENKPLPIYGDGKYTRDWLWVGDHVRAIDLIFHKGRVGETYNIGGNNERMNLDLVHGLCDIVDDLLGRAAGTSRTLIHFVKDRPGHDRRYAIDATKLKEELQWVPAVGVTEGLRMTAQWYLEHPEWLKGVTSGTYRAYYEKQYSHS